The following coding sequences are from one Panicum hallii strain FIL2 chromosome 5, PHallii_v3.1, whole genome shotgun sequence window:
- the LOC112891669 gene encoding uncharacterized protein LOC112891669 yields MGQDTVLKREDHSGSGAGPVILQTSRCTNEENESRNRRYHQLKCSESNSGESRLDYIPNFHCKSLPTRSRKTSVEQSAVGKRGSMYQSSSEISRIKKIQEGRRKIDSAFDGDAFLLFDIVDASSRPSTSGAYLHSHWNRRSGAKSSVETSHRINRASKDFLDLSFRELPDDNFKLDRPRLDSTLLKNDGGDGFLEISFEKETTEGGPCRLAAPDLLDTQSGKCTETNYQPKTSGCPSENKCGEEGRDSASSSKSMSAKVSSFDGTRPSGSIQHHIIENNAKARSSPFKKMLDPIMKSKSRRSPSLIEKGDPNSITGTGSRKNSMSRKSLLGDFSRTEQASNSQPNGEIQCITSALSPAHLQAVLRLDSKNGVQVLEFCVEGLEETISARNWKTGNELNSIYTFHSGGKRSSAAGRISKDGGWNLPPIVGQLQVSSCLCSEVGKDGRVNNSVITEFVSYDIAHARRIVEKTQCTESPQQPLCSTVDKSVSGESPQMINPMGQHKIGRNNSDISTSCPWSEEDLYPHLEIAATVIEVPFSKDKSKEMKNGSYPCTVKVVTPSGLHGLPSESGAIPSPLLDRWRYGGGCDCGGWDMACPIDVLCNAYDDNWAESITTNAKHPMELFVQGSKEELPALSMKANGKEQFLVDFHARLSALQAFSVCISLLHCSEASIAISLEKGKHKLYSSSRKLLLEEDVRRLIEAVTTEEKKQQKKSRRQKAPPSVVLDPPFSPIGRV; encoded by the exons ATGGGGCAAGATACTGTCTTGAAACGCGAGGATCATTCTGGATCGGGAGCAGGTCCTGTAATATTGCAGACCTCTCGCTGCACCAATGAAGAAAATGAGAGTCGAAACAGAAGATACCATCAGTTGAAATGCTCAGAGAGCAACTCAGGGGAGTCACGCCTAGATTACATCCCAAATTTCCACTGCAAGAGCTTGCCAACAAGAAGCCGCAAGACGAGTGTAGAACAAAGCGCTGTGGGGAAGCGTGGCTCTATGTACCAGAGCTCTAGTGAAATTAGCAGAATCAAAAAGATCCAGGAGGGCAGGAGGAAAATAGACTCTGCATTTGATGGGGATGCGTTTCTGTTATTTGATATTGTCGATGCATCCTCTCGGCCGAGCACAAGCGGAGCTTATCTGCATTCCCATTGGAATCGGAGGTCGGGGGCTAAATCTTCTGTGGAAACTAGTCATAGGATTAATCGAGCATCAAAGGACTTTCTGGACCTTTCATTCCGTGAGCTTCCTGATGATAATTTTAAGCTAGATCGACCACGCTTGGACAGTACCCTGTTGAAAAATGACGGAGGTGATGGTTTTTTGGAgatttcttttgagaaagagACCACAGAGGGTGGCCCTTGCAGACTTGCAGCTCCTGACTTGCTAGACACTCAGTCAGGTAAATGTACTGAAACAAATTACCAACCCAAGACCAGTGGATGTCCCAGTGAGAATAAGTGTGGTGAGGAGGGGAGAGATTCAGCAAGCAGTTCCAAATCAATGTCAGCGAAAGTAAGCTCTTTTGATGGTACCCGCCCATCTGGCAGCATTCAGCATCATATCATAGAGAACAACGCTAAAGCTCGATCAAGCCCCTTCAAGAAGATGTTGGACCCAATCATGAAGTCCAAATCTCGTAGGAGCCCCTCTCTTATTGAAAAGGGAGACCCCAACTCTATAACTGGGACAGGTAGCAGGAAAAATTCAATGTCCCGCAAATCATTGTTGGGTGATTTTTCAAGAACTGAACAAGCATCTAATTCGCAACCCAATGGAGAAATACAGTGTATCACATCTGCTCTTTCACCTGCTCATCTCCAAGCAGTTCTTAGATTGGATTCCAAGAATGGTGTACAGGTTTTAGAATTTTGTGTTGAGGGCCTGGAAGAAACCATTTCCGCTCGGAATTGGAAAACTGGAAATGAATTGAACTCTATTTACACCTTCCATAGTGGCGGTAAAAGATCCAGTGCTGCTGGAAGGATCTCCAAAGATGGAGGCTGGAATTTACCCCCAATTGTAGGGCAGCTGCAGGTTTCATCTTGTTTATGCTCTGAAGTTGGAAAAGATGGTAGGGTGAATAACTCTGTCATTACCGAGTTTGTTTCGTACGATATTGCTCATGCAAGGCGAATTGTTGAGAAGACTCAATGTACAGAGAGCCCTCAACAGCCACTGTGCAGTACCGTTGATAAATCAGTCTCTGGTGAATCTCCACAGATGATTAATCCGATGGGCCAGCACAAGATTGGAAGAAATAACTCGGATATATCAACATCTTGTCCATGGTCTGAAGAAGATCTCTATCCTCATTTGGAGATCGCAGCAACTGTAATAGAGGTTCCATTTAGTAAAGATAAGTCCAAGGAAATGAAGAATGGTTCATATCCTTGTACTGTTAAAGTGGTTACACCTAGTGGACTGCATGGTTTACCGAGCGAATCAGGAGCCATCCCATCTCCTTTGCTAGATAGATGGAGGTATGGTGGGGGCTGTGACTGTGGCGGATGGGACATGGCTTGCCCCATTGATGTTCTTTGCAATGCCTATGATGATAACTGGGCTGAGTCAATAACCACAAACGCGAAACATCCTATGGAGCTCTTCGTTCAG GGTAGCAAAGAAGAGCTCCCTGCCCTTTCCATGAAGGCGAATGGGAAAGAACAGTTTTTGGTGGATTTCCATGCGCGGTTATCAGCATTGCAGGCATTCTCAGTTTGCATCTCTCTCTTGCACTGTTCTGAAGCTTCAATAGCCATCAGTCTTGAAAAGGGGAAGCACAAGCTGTATTCCAGCTCACGTAAGTTGCTCCTTGAGGAGGATGTGCGGCGCCTAATCGAGGCAGTCACCACAGAAGAGAAGAAGCAGCAGAAGAAGAGCCGGAGACAAAAGGCACCTCCATCTGTTGTGCTTGATCCGCCTTTTTCTCCCATTGGAAGAGTATAG
- the LOC112895489 gene encoding presenilin-like protein At1g08700, which produces MDPAAASPAPEPAAEEPLSASSVLDSLGAEVLAVMSPVSICMALVVLLISLLSPPSSGSAGGSPPPVTAATLVYLESPSDTPAQKLLGALLDAAVFVALVAAVTFVLVALYYYRCTGFLKNYMRFSAFFVIFSMGGAIAAAVLRRLAAPLDAPTAFLLLFNGAAVGVLSVFASAVPILVRQGYMVALAVIVAAWLSRLPEWTTWIMLVALALYDLVAVLAPRGPLRMLVELASSRDDELPALVYESRPTVGPATSSSSYASAMGSVEMQTMTDSGRAGGSRYDRVEQDEYASRAVVEMRDLGRGRSSIGEINRSRGSVLQMDNLEREVPVTSAELPSNQGGSSQHAVIQIEQHEEEETAPLVSAASTNNAASDEEHRQSSSSEPPLDFEMFESTRGIKLGLGDFVFYSVLVGRAAMYDLMTVYACYLAIIAGLGCTLILLSICRHALPALPISIMLGVTFYFLTRLLMEPFVVGASTNLVMF; this is translated from the coding sequence ATGGATCCCGCTGCCGCCTCACCGGCGCCGGAGCCCGCCGCGGAGGAGCCGCTAAGCGCCTCCTCCGTGCTCGACAGCCTCGGCGCGGAGGTGCTGGCGGTCATGTCCCCGGTCTCCATTTGCATGGCCCTCGTCGTGCTCCTCATCTCCCTCctctcgccgccgtcctccggGTCCGCTGGGGGCTCGCCTCCGCCAGTCACTGCGGCGACGCTCGTCTACCTCGAGTCCCCCAGCGACACCCCGGCCCAGAAGCTCCTCGGCGCGCTTCTTGATGCCGCGGTTTTCGTcgccctcgtcgccgccgtcacTTTCGTCCTCGTCGCGCTCTACTACTACCGCTGCACGGGCTTCCTCAAGAACTACATGCGCTTCTCCGCCTTCTTCGTCATCTTCTCCATGGGcggcgccatcgccgccgcggtgctccgccgcctcgcgGCCCCGCTCGACGCACCGACCGCGTTCCTTCTCCTCTTCAACGGCGCCGCGGTCGGCGTCCTCTCTGTCTTCGCGTCCGCCGTCCCCATCCTCGTCCGCCAGGGGTATATGGTTGCGCTCGCCGTCATCGTCGCCGCCTGGCTCTCCAGGCTTCCCGAGTGGACCACATGGATCATGCTCGTCGCCCTCGCCCTCTACGACCTCGTCGCCGTGCTCGCGCCGCGGGGACCACTCAGGATGCTTGTGGAACTGGCCTCCTCCAGGGACGACGAGCTCCCAGCGCTCGTCTACGAGTCCCGGCCTACAGTCGGCCCCGCGACAAGCTCTTCCTCTTATGCTTCAGCCATGGGGTCGGTGGAGATGCAAACCATGACAGATTCTGGTCGGGCTGGTGGCAGCCGGTATGACAGGGTGGAGCAGGATGAATATGCCAGCCGTGCTGTTGTGGAGATGAGGGATCTTGGAAGAGGCCGATCAAGCATTGGtgagataaacagatcaagaggTTCTGTGCTTCAAATGGATAACCTTGAAAGGGAGGTTCCAGTGACTTCAGCGGAGCTGCCATCAAATCAGGGTGGGAGTTCACAGCATGCCGTCATTCAAATTGAACAGCATGAGGAAGAAGAGACAGCGCCTCTGGTGTCGGCAGCATCTACCAACAATGCAGCTTCAGATGAGGAGCATAGACAAAGTTCATCCTCAGAGCCTCCTCTGGATTTTGAGATGTTTGAATCTACCAGGGGCATCAAGCTGGGCCTTGGTGATTTTGTTTTCTACAGTGTGCTTGTTGGGAGAGCTGCTATGTATGATCTGATGACAGTGTATGCATGCTACCTCGCCATCATTGCTGGACTTGGCTGCACCCTTATCTTGCTGTCGATATGCCGGCACGCACTGCCTGCACTCCCGATATCTATTATGCTGGGAGTGACATTCTACTTCTTGACGCGGTTGCTGATGGAGCCATTTGTGGTTGGTGCTTCAACAAACTTGGTGATGTTCTGA